The Aeoliella mucimassa genome includes the window GGGGATGGAAAGCAAATCTATCGATCCATCGTGCAAATCTTGGAAAGCGATTCCGATTACTCACCAGTGCCACAAACGGTTGAAATCTGATGGTTAGAACTCTGAGCGTGCTTCCCAACGACGTAGATCCCTTTCACAGAGATCACTACGCACAGGTTAGGAAGCTTGGCCGCGACGAAGCTGAAACACTTCTGCGAGACAACTACCCATTGGTTGCGAGTGCGATCTTGAACAGTTGGCCACCGAACGAGCCACCAAAGGGAATCGCGTTGGCTTCATTGCTGGGAATTATCTCGAACAGGGCCGAACCCGTGTCCAGGTGGAAGCGATGAACAACACGAGCAGCAAGCAACTAGTTTTCGTTGGCGACGTCGGCCGCGGCGAGGCTGCAGGCGAGGTTTTTCAGGAGTGGCACCCGTCGCTCGACGTGCTTCGAATGAGTGGCACGATTGATTTCGATCGGTGGGTGGAAGCGGCTGACCTGATTGAGAGCTTCACGCGGCCGACGTTTATCGTTTTCGACTCAGCCACCCAAGCCACGCAGGGATTCGCGTTCGCTCGTCAGGAAATCGACTGGCTGCGAGATCTACGCAAGCTTCCGGTTGGCCTGTTGCTTCGTAATGGTAGCGGCTACGGGCTCGAGTTGGCCACCCTCGCAGATGTAGTGTTCATCGTGCCGGAATCAACGGTTGGTATGACCGCAGCGCGCACGCTCGACGCCGAGCTGGCAACCGGCTGGCGGTGGCACGACGCCCAGGTGCCCGGCCCCGGTGTCGGCTGGCAGGTGTCACGCGAACGATTGTTGTGGCTGCGGGACAATCGCATCGGCGCGGAGTTGGCCGAGTCGTTGTTCGGCCTGTTGCTTTCCCGAGATGAAGCGTTTGCATTCGAAACGTTCACCGAAGTTACGCGAGGTAATTCACAATGAAACACGAATTGGCAGCAGTGCTGCCGGCCGCGGCGGCTGAACTTCAAGAAGCGTTGGCGATTTCGCCAACGCACCAGGTTGTGCGTTTTCGCGAGGACTCGAAGCTGGTCGCCACCTGCTGGGTCGAAGGCGTGTTGACGCCTTGGTATCTGGAGCGGGTGCGCGAGAGGCTGTACTCGATTCTGCGTAATGATGCTGTTGGCCATGTGATAATTCGCATGAGTTCGCCGGGTGGTCTAGTCGCAGGCGTGCCTGAAACGGCCGACTTGGTGCGAGAGTTCAGCGAAGCGAAAGCGGTAACTGTTATAGCAAGTGAGTACCTAGCGAGCGCCGCCTACTGGATCGCTTCGCAAGCCACCACAATCATCGCTTCGCCTTCAACGGTGGTGGGCTCCGTTGGTGTGATTTCGGTGCTCACCGATTCGAGCGCCGCTTATGAAGCGGCTGGCATTAAAGTGATTCCGGTTGCCTCGGCAAATGCGAAGCATCGCGGAATGCCCGGCGTGCCTGTCACTGAGGGCGATATCGAAGCGGTTCGCGCACAGGTCGAGGAAGTTAGCAGATGGTTCCTGCAATACATCAATCGCGTGCCTCCCAAGTGCAGCCGACGCCGCATGACTTCCGACCAGGTACTGAATGCGATTTCCGCCGAAACCTACTATGCAGAGGAAGCGTTGAAGCGGGGCTTCGTTGACGAGGTGGCAGCCCCCGAGCAGGCCATCGCGGCGGTACTCGCGAACGACAAGCACGCCGACCTCCGCGGCAAGGATGCTTACGACAAGTACGCCGAGCTGGCTCTCGCCGCGCACCCCGGCGTTGACTTTTTGGCAGACCTCAGTGAATCACAGGAGGCTGCTTTGCGACGCAAATACCCAACACTTGCCGAAGCTGCCGACGACTACCGGCGGCTCCACTAGAAAAAGCAAATCACTCTCCCCCCCACCACTACAAGGATTGAAGAATGGGAAACGCAACAGAAACCAAGCCCGCCGGCAAACGAGAAAAGCCTGTCACTGACGAGGCCACTGCGATCGTCGAATCGGAACGCCACAATGAGTTGATAAGGCTTGTCGCACTGGAGCAACTGTTGGATGAGCTGGTGGACCGTCACGATGGTAATTTTGTATCTGGCGAGCTGATCGTCACGCCTGCTGAGTGGTCCTTTTTAAAGTCGCACCAAGTACAACACCTCCAGAGGAAGGTCGAGAGCGTCCACGAATTGGCGATGCTGCTTCGCTCGCGAGCAGGCACCATGCGAATGCTCGAAGAACTCGGCGGCGACTACAACGCAGTCGTTGCTGCGAAGGCAGAACTCGACGCCGCCGAGAAGACCCTCGCGAATACCAGAGCCGAAATGGAAGACCTTGATGTTACCGAGGGGTCGCGCGAGCCGGTGCTCGCGCAGCAGGCAAGTTCGCTTGCAAAAAAGCTGCGAGAGCTGGTAGCGATTCGCGATAAAAAGAGAGCCGCATTTGAGAGTGTTCAAAGTTGTTATGAGCGGCTTCTCGAAAGGGCACCTCAGCCGCTTCGCGACAAGGTCGCGTTCACGCGGCGTGAACTAAAGGCAGAGTTCTCCGAGCTATTCATATTGAAAGATGAAATCGAGCAGCACAAAGGTTGGGTTTCAATCGAAGGATCGCAATCACTTCGGCGTTGGGCGAGTACCGGCGGCCACGCTTTGATCGTTTGGGAAGCGGTTCGATTATATTGCCCGGCAGCGATCGATGAACGAGAAAAAAATAACCCCAAGCTAGATGGCGAGGTATGGATTGCCTGGCTGAATGAAATCGAAGCGGCGCTGCCTGAAAAGATCGAACGCAGAGATCAACTGCAGGCCGAGTTCGACGAAAGAGCGCTGGCAGCTCGCGAGCCGATCCATGCGTGGATGAGAATGAAGCGGCTTGAAGTGTCTATGATCGCCGACGACTCCGAGTAAAGCAAAACAAACCACTCCCCCCCACTTTGTTACACAGAGAGAGAAAAAAGACATGTTTGCATTTCCAACAAAAGCATCGATCGAAGCTACCCCTGAAGCGGACCGGAAGGCGAAGCTGGTAGCCATCGCGACCGCGTACCAGCAGGAGAAGAACTGCCGCTGGAGCGAGGCTTGCCTTGAGGTCAAGAGGCGGTACGGCGGGGTTGCGTGTGACGCGTTCAGCGCGCCTGCCCCGAAGGCGTTTCGGTAGTCGTGGTGAGTGTGGCGGCGGCGGGCTGGCTCTGCTTTGGTCGGACAGGTGTGAGCCACCCGCTGCCGTTTGAATTCACCAGCGGGCTGCTATTGCGTTGGGTTGACGAAAAGGGCTCAGGTGATGAGCCAAAGCAAAAGCCAACGCGAGGCGTTGGCAGGCGAGCTGTGGCGAGCCCTGGGGCACCCCCCACCCCCCCCGGGGGCCAAGGGTCCTTTGCCGCCCCCCCTCCCGCAGTGGGCTCCGCCCGCAATCGCGGCACTTTTATTTGTTCGAGGCAGAGAGGGTAAGTAAGTAAGTCGGCGCGGCGAATGCCCCCAAAAGGGCGTTTTCTCTGGGATTCCAGCACTTACACCCCGCCGAATCACTTACTTGCAGAGGCTCTTAGAAAGGATTCCAGCCATGGGCACAAAGTTCGAACTTCAAGGTTCCGGTCGCGGTGCGGTCGAGTTGATTCGTCAGCTCAACGCGGAACTCGACAAGTCGGAACAGCAAGGGGCCGACGCGGCGAAAGGCCTCGCGAAGCTCAAGAGCGAGGCGGAGCGATTCGCGGCGACTGGCGACAAGGTCGAGCAGTACAACCACAAGCTCGCCCGGCTCGCCCACTACGTCGAGAAGGGAGCCTTGGAGCAAGGCAAGGCCGAAGCCGCTGCGAATCGCTGGCGTCAGCAGCTTGATCGGCTTGATCCGAAGCTGAGAGAGGCGGCCGAGAGCGAACGCAAGCTGGCAGCGGAGTCGGAACGGGTAAAGCAGGCGCTGCGGCAGCAGGGTGAAACGCTCAGGCAGTCGCTGGAAACCCCGCAGGAATCGTTCAACCGCCAGCTACGTGAAACGATCAAGCTGCACCGGGCGGATGCGATCAGCGTCGAAACGCGGCGCCGAAGGATCGCTCAGCTTCGTGGCGAGCTGCACGCGGCAACTTCGGCCACGAAGGGTATGTTCAGTAAGCAGGTGCTCAGCGGTTTGGCAGCTGGCGTGACTGGCCTGCTGGGCGTGGGCTCGGCGGCCAGTACGGCCATGCAGGCCCTTCGGCAAATGGAGCAAACCGCGCAGTCGGCCAGCAGCGCGGTAGTCGAAAGCCTCGGCAGCTTGGGCGAGCTGCAGCAGGTCAGCGATTCGCCGGAAGATTACCTAGCTAATCTCGGCGTGGCTCGGGAAGCGGTCAAACGCGGCATCTTCGAGAATTACTCGCAGGGCGGTGATTTCGCGATCGCTGTGAAGAATGCAGGCTACTCGAAAGAGGACGTGAGGGCGCTCCTCGATATCGGCGAAAGCAGGCAAATCGCTGGCGACAAGCTCATTGAGTTCGGAAAGTCGGCTAGCAAAGTCGGCAATCTGTACGATGGCCGGTATTCATTGCGCGAAATCGCCGACAGAGTCAGCGTTAGCTCAAAGGAAACGCAGGTGTCGGCGGCTGAGACCGCCCAAGCCTCCACCAAGTTTGGGCAGCAGTCGCGAGAACTGGGCTACGCCGGCGATTCGTCGATGGCGGCTCTGGCGGTGTTGGAAAAGCAAGCGGGGAATATCGATCAGGCGGGAACGCAGCTCGGCGCGTTCTATAATTCGCTTCTCCGTCGCGGCCTGGCTAAAGGCACGCTAGTTGAAACGCTCGATAGCATTCAATCGCAAGTAGATGCTGGCAGTACGGCTATCAATGTGTTGGGCGAATCGAACGCGGCGATGGCGTTCTCGGCGTTGCAAAACGATCGGGAAGGCTTCGCTCGCATTCGTAGCAACCTGGCAAACGCGGATGGCTACCTAGATGCTCGCCGGTTCATCGAAGTCGATCCTAGCGTAAGCGCGGCCAATATGGTGCCCGCATCGGCGGGTCGGTTGAAAGACGCGGCGCTTCGGTATGGCGACATTGAATCGGCGAGCGAGGCGGCCGCGAACGACATCGAAGCATCATGGCTACGCCGAGGCCATCCAACCATGGCCGCGATCGGTCGCGGCGTGACTAACACGCAAGATTCGCTAGGTTATGATCGCAGTATCGTGCTAGGCGCGGCGCGGAACGAATATATCGGTCTTGAGAACCGGCTTGGGTACGCGAAGTATTTGCAGTCGACTCCCGGCAACGCAAACGAAGCGATCATTCTACAAAGGCTCATTCCGCTGCTGGAAGAGCAATTGGAGGTGCAGAAGCGTAGCCTCGGCATTCAAGAGCAAAAAGAAAGTAATACGAGCGAGCCGGCCGGCGGAACGACGAAGCAGGAGAACTAAATGACGAAATCCTCTACGCTCGCACCGGCACCTCCCAACAAGAATAAAGCCATGACGATCGACCAACACATTCGCAAGCTCTTCGTAGATTGCTACGTCGGCTTGCCCCACATCGATGTTCGGATGCACCAGGCCGCCGAGCACATGACCGCGGCTTTCATTGATTGGCTGATTGAAGACCTGGTCACCGTCGACGAGGTCCGCGCGTGCAGCACGTTCGAAGAGTTGCTCACGCTCGGTAGCGAGGTCGCGGAAAAGCGAATCGCACAGTTGCCGCCAGAATTGCAGGCCGTCGCTCGCGAGTCGATCGATAACGCGAATAAGGTGCTGCGTGAGGAGTTGGCGTTGTTGAAACAGGAGGTCGGCCTGGTGCCACCGCCGTAGGCGGTGGTGGTCGATCGACTGGAAATTGCCGCCAAAATTGGCGGAGATTTTTGACCCACAGGATGGTCGCTGCTCGCGCTCGTGACATGTACGACAAGGCGGCGAAGGCCAGCTATGACGCTAATGTCGGAAGGCCAAAAAAGGGGGAGGAAAAATCGCCGGAAAAATTACCGGGGATTTCTAGGGACGCCCGCGACGCAGCCGGAAAGACAGTTGGCGTAAGCGGCAAGTCGGGTAGCGAAATCGGTGGCAAAAAAGGTCCGGCAACGTTGCCCGGACAAATCGCTAGTGAACACCAAGAAAGTACGCTTGAACTTTCTGGAGAAGTGCGTAAGATCATGAATGCTAAACCCGTTTGACCAACGGCGACAGGTGTTACCAGGAAGCTCGCACGCTGCATCTGATTGGCAGGCGAAAGCCGCATCGGAAGCAGCACGCGAGCGAAATGGTTGCCCCCTTCCAGCCGTGGTTCGACATTAGAGGACATCTGAAAATGCTAAATCCCTATCTGAAATCAGAGCGCGGTCGCGCGCAGGTTTGGGGAATCCGCGAGGACCCCGGGCGGTATCAGATGCCGCCTAGCAAAGCCTGTGCGCGGTCGCGCTTTCTTTATGGACCCGGCAATCTGCTGGGACCAGGGAAGGTGCGCCAACGATGGCAATTACCCTTACACGAAATCTCCAGTGCTGGCTGGCTCACTTCGTAGCTTTCCGGTGGACCTGGCGGCGAATGCCCAACCGCTACCGGCCACTACTCCGAGCAGAGTTCTGCGCCGGCGATCAGTTCGCCGAGGCCATGTTCCTGCTGAATGCTGGATACCGGGCCGCGGCCGTCAGCACGTCGCGAACGGCCGTCGAGCGGTTGCTTAAGCGCGTGGCGCTCATGTGCCCTGGCTGGCGAACGCTTCGTCGACCGCAGATCCATAGATTGACCGAGTTCTTGCTGGCTGAGGGCGTCATTAGCGAGCAGGAGAGGCGAGACTTCACGAGTTTCGGCAACATGGCCAGCAGTGTTATGCATGGAGGCGATTGCAACATGCACAAGGCGGCGAAGATCGTCGCCCAAGGGGAACGCATTCGCGCAAGCATGCTGCCCATTTTATATAACCTGGTCTGCACTCAGCCGGACACGAAACGCGAGCAGGCCAAGAGCGAGTGGGTTGAGCTAAGCAAGAATCGCATTGCTGACCTCGACCTCCCCCCAATCGTCGGGTCCGTCCAGGAGGGAGGGGCACCGTGCAAGAACGCATAACAAGAGAACACTTCAACCGAATCAAGCGAGAACTCGATTCGAACAACGGCACCCAACGAGCGATAGCGGAAAGGCTCGGCGTTTCACCGTCCACGGTCCATCTGGTTGCACGGGGTTGTCACGGCTACCAGCGAGAGCAAATCTGGCCAGAGGGAAAGGGCACCGACCCATCCCCCGAAGAGATCGCACGCCACTGCGAGGCGATCCGCAGGAGGCACGGCCACCACGTCGAAGAACCCGAGCGCGTCGAGATTCAGGTAGTGAGCCTGGCCGAGCTTGGCTTGATTTAAGGTAGAGAGACCCACGCCGGCCGCAGCGTAGACCGCGGCAACGGTCGCGGCCGGCATGGGTTGACCAATACGTACCCGATACGTATTATGCATCCGTTACGTACTGCAAAGCAGGAGTTAGCTATGCCACAAAGTTACGTGAGGATGACCATCAGTATTCCGGCAGACGTTCGGAAGCGGATGGATCGCTGCCCCAAATCTACGAACTGGTCAGCACTCGCAGCGGAGGTGTTCTCCCTGGAGGCAGACCGCCATCAACCCAAACGACCCAGAGAGTTGAAAATGTCCCAAGTCGACGTTGCTCGGTTGCGTAAGTCCCTTGAAGGCTCTGAGGCGGAGCTGTACCGAGAGGGGCGTGTAGAGGGATTCGATTGGGCCTCAAAAATTGCCGAAGCACCGCAGTTAAAGAGGCTCTGGAAATATCGCCAAGACGCTGACGAGTATTGGACAGCGCACTTTCACGAGGAGAATTCGTCGATTCAGTGGTCGCACTTGGGCCCCATCGGAACCGTGATTGCGGCGATCGTCTCGGATGACCCTGAAGAGGTAGAGCCAAACGAGATTTCAGAGTTCTTTGACGACGCGATCGGAGAAGAGAATGTCACGCTCTACGACGAGGGTGAGTTCATGCGAGGGTTCTTCGAAGGGGCGATCGAAGCGTGGGAGCAAGCCGTTTCGATGATGTAGTCCCATTGGGAAACCGGTGCCAATTTTGGCACCAGTTTCAGAGGGCGAAAGGTTCAGCCAAAAATGGCTGAACCTTCCCGCCGTCCACGTAGGTTGTCAACGTATGTCAGCTACCTACGTCGACAACCTACGTTGAAAGTGAAAACTGCCAGAAAGGCAGCCACAGGATGCGTCAGAATCGCATGGAAGCAACAAACCCGACCCTTGAGACCTGGAGGCAAGCCAGCGATGCACGAGGAGATAACGGTCCACGTTGTCGACATGGGCAGAACGAATCTCTACATGAGGTACCTTTGCCCGATCGAGAACAAGCATATCGCCCGATCTACCAAAACCTCCAATCAGAAAGCCGCCGAGAAAAAGGCCGCGATCTGGGAGGCCGAACTCCGCGAAGGTCGCTACGTGAGGTCGCCGAGAGTGACCTGGGAGGAGTTCGTTGAAGACTACCAAGAGAATGCACTCGGTGGCCTGGCACCGGCGACGGCCTACGGGTACGTACTCGCGTTGAATAAGTTCCGAGAGTATTTCCGACCGAAGCGCGTTGGCGACCTGACCACCCACCGCATGACCGCCTTGGTTACCAAGATGCGAGCCGAGGGAAGCGCAGAGGCTTACATTGCTGGCACGCTGCGATCGCTCAAGAGGGCCAGTCGATGGGCACACAAGCAAGGCATGTTGGTCAAGCTTCCAGAGTTCGAAATGCCGAAGCAGCGAACTAAGAAAAGAATGAAGGGGCGACCGGTCACCACCGAGGAGTTCGAGCGCATCGAACAAGCAGCCGCGAAGGTGGTGGGCGAGCAAGCTGCCGAGTCCTGGGTGTTCTATCTTCGCGGCCTG containing:
- a CDS encoding S49 family peptidase, which gives rise to MKHELAAVLPAAAAELQEALAISPTHQVVRFREDSKLVATCWVEGVLTPWYLERVRERLYSILRNDAVGHVIIRMSSPGGLVAGVPETADLVREFSEAKAVTVIASEYLASAAYWIASQATTIIASPSTVVGSVGVISVLTDSSAAYEAAGIKVIPVASANAKHRGMPGVPVTEGDIEAVRAQVEEVSRWFLQYINRVPPKCSRRRMTSDQVLNAISAETYYAEEALKRGFVDEVAAPEQAIAAVLANDKHADLRGKDAYDKYAELALAAHPGVDFLADLSESQEAALRRKYPTLAEAADDYRRLH